The nucleotide window tatatttctataatataaatatattttttgggttttgtctAAGCAGATTTAGTCTAATAACATTAatacaattatttataattgggttaaaaaatacttatgtacttaaattgcattaaatactgaaaaataaattttttttttaacatgtgttggcatccaataaaaaaacccatcttTATGTTAgcatacttttattttaaacgataaatattgtatatttgaactttataataaatttattaaactcattactagatgaaaataaaaaaactcattaagcTAACACACTTAATAAACTCAAAGCACccatgatttattttcaatgtttgaAGCAAATGGaaccttaaaataaaatttaagaactctaggtattaacttaaaaattaaaaattagaactttaattttttttttcaacaagtcTCTTTTTAGGTAACAAGTTTAATTccaaataaaatgacaaaaaaataagagaaaacactattatatatatatatatatactttttttttcattttttgtatttttggagtcaaaacttgaaaagttaaaaatggAACAATGAAGAAGGTACGATACAGCTCTGGGTCACCAGCCAGTAACGTCATCGTCCCCACAAACGGGAAAACCCGcatttcttaaaacaaaaatctcaaaaaataaaaaaccccacATAAACCTCCTCTCTTCTTCACAGATCTCTCCTTTCTGTTCACGGTCATGAGAAGAGCGTCCACTCTCGCCTCTTCCGTCCTCTCTCGGACCCTCACCCCCACCCTCCACGAAGGCGGTGCCCTCTCCACCATCAAACACCGCTTCCTCCTTGTTGCACTCTACAGCACCACCAGCAATACCGGCAGTTCCCACAGTCGCCGGTCCTTCAACCCATTCTCCTCGTCTCTCGGTGTCGCCGGGGCCTTAGTCTCCGCCGCTGCCGCTGCATCTATCTCTCAAGACGTCCTCGCCAAGGAGCCACCACGGGCCGAGCTCGTGCCTAAGGAAGTTGTTCTTTATCAGTACGAGGCCTGTCCTTTTTGCAATAAAGTTAAAGGTCTCGTCTTTGTATGcaattatgaaataattttatgaatttagagCTTTTTTAgtgttatattaaaatttgttgatttttttgggggtaaattttcagcttatttggATTACTATGATATACCATACAAAGTAGTGGAAGTGAATCCAATTAGTAAGAAAGAGATCAAATGGTCTGATTATAAGAAGGTTCCTATATTGACGGTGGATGGAGAACAGCTTGTCGACTCTTcaggtttcttttttattgtgattttattttaaaagggttTTTGTTAGTTATATTGTTTGGGTTTTGAATTGTGTTGACAGATTCTATTTTGGTGGTGTAAAtgttaataattgatttttttgaattgaatgtGAGCAGCCATCATTGATAAGTTGAGAAACAAGATACATGGTAAGGAAATTGTAGAATCTGCTTCGAATAAGGATGATGATGAAGAGATAAAGTGGCGGAGGTATGGCCGCTCTTTTGCTCTGTGGCTTAGTTTTCTTTTTCGCTCATTTTTGTTTCTGGGGTTTCCATGGAGACAGTTGCATTAGTGGTGTCATAAATagggaatattatttttatttattattatcatataaaatgGGAATGTTTAAATTGAGTGCAAATTAATTTTCCTGACAATGTCTTAACCTCGgtaagccttttcttttcttttggtgaaaaaaaaataaaaattatttatgttttggattggtgtTCTTGGAATAGCACGTAAAAAGTAGTTTTGAACCTTAGCTTTTAAGGAGCTCAATGTGCTCAGATGGATATTCCTAAGAGTTTTGAATGAATTGGTAATGCTTGGACTTAGGCTCTTGTCACATGGGAAGAAATGGATTGCTAATATGAGTTTTGGTTGGCTTTGTACTTAATTAGGCTACCTATCTACCATGGGAAAGTTAATAATCTAAGTGTCTAGTAATACTAAAGTGTCAAAAAAAGTTTCTTATTCTTGTCATCATCCATGGAATTTAACTGTACATGTAGCTACATGAGCGATAACCTACTTATCCATGGATGTGAAAAATAAGAAACTGTATGCtgtataaaataaacaaaaaaggataTATGATGGAGGGAGTAGTGCCTTAACTCTTAAAATTCCCTTGGAATcctatttcttttgttttttttttcaatcaactaTCTGAACAATTGAAAACTTTAACATTAAATGATTTTGTTAGGGGAATGATATTGTGGTCATTTCATGGCAGCCAATTTGTAAATGCGTACATGGTCGAAAGAAAAGATCTATATGCGTATGGTTTTCTGACCAATTAGTAATGAAGATTAGTTTTCCATGATTTTCATGAACCCAGCTTAGGAAATCTTCTCTTTTTCAATGTGAGTCTATATATCTttctcaaatttcttttttaatccaatttatCTCTTAGATTTATATGGGTGCCCTGTATCAGTTCCTCTGTCCTTGAGTCAAAACCTACACATTTACATTTCAGCCTTGGATCTCCCTTTCAAAGTTTCATAATCGGTAATCTATCAGTCTTCCAATGGTTCTTCATTATTGTATCTTATTGTGAAATCTAATCATGCAGAAGATATGGAGTGAGAACTTGCTCAATCTTGATGATTTAGTTATGTCTGCCTTGTTGAATGAAAACTTAGCCATGTGTTAAATTGATTGCAGTTGGGTAGATTGTTCACTGAATTCTCTGTGTTTGGTTTGAACCACCAACACTCTCTCACTTAACCATGAGTTCATTAATCTCTCTTGAGTCAGTGACATCTTAAAATAGGTGTTAGAAAATTGTGTAGCTCAAACATTCTCATCCCATATGCAGACCATAAGCCAATTGCAAGCATTGAATTCCTAAGACTAGGGAGAGATTCTCTCACTGATTATGGCATCAATTCATTGGGTCAAAGGTCCgcattgtttctttctttttgttccttttcctttcaaaatctttcagtcattttatgtgtttttaaattcaaatagaaaagcaatatttttcttattctccCTAATTCATGGTTGTCCTACTTAACTGGTGCATCTCACCTACTGTAACTCTGTACACCTTGACATCTATGCCACCGTTTACTAGCTAAATCAGGTTTTTTTCCTAACAAACTTCTCATTCTGGACTTAAATCGAAGATTTTAAATGTGCAAATAAACTTGCtggattgacaaaaaaaaaaaaagagcactgaaaaattctaaaaaagctGCCTAACTATTTCAgttatttcctttaattttgcTTATGCATATAGATGAAGCTATGTATCATTTGTAGAATTGTGTTTGGTGACATGCATGCTTGTGATCTGATGCATGCATAATTGCCTATGTCAGAAAATCAACACTCTCATACTCTTGCACTTGCAATGCTTAGATAATTTGGTCTGACATTTTTATGCCATTTTCTTGTTGATGCTCATAAAACAGCTATCAACTTgtcatgtttttgtttcttttctttctttttaagcaCAATACTAATTAACTTCCAGTTGATTCTGGCATGCCAATGCTCAATCTTAACATACtattttttgcttatttagGTGGGTTGACAATCACTTGGTACATGTCTTGTCTCCAAACATTTATCGCAATACTTCTGAGGCTCTTGAATCCTTCGACTATATCACAAGCAATGGTAAGATGATCCATGGATAAGAATACCTGAATGAAACTGTAGTTTTCCTATGGCTAACTCTTATTGGAACGATCTTTTTGGTTCACTTTCTCCATTTATGACTCTGCCATGATTAATATGTACCTCTTAGTATACGATTCTGTTTTTTCTCAATCATTAAACTAGGAAAGTCTGGCATGTTTCTTCTTATAGCATTCTCTTCATATACTTGTGATGCCTTGGAAAAATATTTGACAATTTTTGGGAAACATAGTACTTAACTACATCCCTAGTCCCTATTCTTGTGCATATTTATATTCATGTGCATTTGCAAAACTATTGTTTGTAGATTACTCTAACTTTGTTGCGTTGATGATTATGGTGAAAAACATGATATGCTTGAGAATATGACACTATGTAAATTGATGGACAAGATAACTACATTTTCCATAAAACATTGCAAAGCAATGGTCATATAAGTTATTTGATCTACAAAAAGACTGACGTGCAAAGTTTGACAGTTAAGAGTTACAGCCTGTCACATGCATGTACTAAATGCACCGTATTTCATAGGAAGTGTATAATTTAAGGTTTTTGGTTAGGTTAATAGTGACCAAATTTTTCCGAGTTGATATTCATCATGTTAATGATAAGGTGACCAAGCTCTGGGGCAGTTTCACCTCATTTTCTATTCCTTACGATGTTAGAGTTGGCCTTCATTTGTGTCCTAGAACAATTGATAATGACAAACTTGTTTCTCGGGACATTTTCCCAGTAAGAGCAAAGTGAGAgaactttttttgttcttgagagCAATCTTATTTTGAGGGAAACATTGATGTTGCTGGTATAGAATATTGTGTCAGGATATTAGAAACAAAATGACTTGACACCCTTGTTTCATTGGGAATTTCTACATTGTTATGCTTCTGGTCATCAGATAATTGATCCCATTGGCCTGTCTTTAATGTTCTAGGAATGGTCTATGATTCCATCAAGCTTTAAT belongs to Populus nigra chromosome 18, ddPopNigr1.1, whole genome shotgun sequence and includes:
- the LOC133678101 gene encoding uncharacterized protein LOC133678101 — encoded protein: MRRASTLASSVLSRTLTPTLHEGGALSTIKHRFLLVALYSTTSNTGSSHSRRSFNPFSSSLGVAGALVSAAAAASISQDVLAKEPPRAELVPKEVVLYQYEACPFCNKVKAYLDYYDIPYKVVEVNPISKKEIKWSDYKKVPILTVDGEQLVDSSAIIDKLRNKIHGKEIVESASNKDDDEEIKWRRWVDNHLVHVLSPNIYRNTSEALESFDYITSNGNFSFTEKITVKYAGAAAMYFVSKKLKKKYNITDERAALYEAAETWVDALNGREFLGGSKPNLADLAVFGVLRPIRYLRSGRDMVEQTRIGEWYTRMENAVGESARIKA